The DNA region CGGGTCGCTGGCATATTGAACACAGAGCGTATCCAATCGGCACTGTCCAAATTTCCTAATCCCCGGCCTGAGCTTGCTTCCCACCCGGACTTGCGTTTGATGATGCATAGCCTGATCGTATATCGATTCATACAAAAGTTTTGATCTTGCCAGTGGATGATTGATGTGAACTGAAGTAAAGGTTCATTATTTCATTGACTCATGAAGGGAGGTGAATACAATGCAAACGCAAAAGAAAGAATGGCAAGCACCAGCACTGGAAGTGTTGGAAGTGAACCAAACCATGGCGGGAACAGGATACAGACAAATTGACTGGATAACTGTTCACGATGCTGACCTTTACGATCCGTCTACTTCCTAAGTTATTAAGCTTTAACCTGTGCCATTATACTTAAAGGGCGGAAAGGCAACAAATCCATCTTTTCGCCTCCGCCCTTATATTTGAGCAAGATGAATATAAGGGCTTTTTTATTTACATGAAGAATTGCAAAGGAGGAGTCATTCA from Paenibacillus sp. JNUCC-31 includes:
- a CDS encoding paeninodin family lasso peptide, coding for MQTQKKEWQAPALEVLEVNQTMAGTGYRQIDWITVHDADLYDPSTS